A single genomic interval of Bradyrhizobium japonicum USDA 6 harbors:
- a CDS encoding thiamine phosphate synthase, whose product MSNKSPPPRPAPRLYLATPAVDDPAAFVAELPGLLAAADIAAVLLRLKETDQRTMITRIKALAPPVQKAGAALLVEGHAELVARGGADGAHLPGIAALKEALPSLKPDRIAGVGGLTTRHHSMDAGEMGADYVLFGEPDAKGQRPSSQAIAERLDWWAELFEPPCVGFATSLEEAHDFAASGADFVLVGDFVWSDPRGPKAALIEVDAAIKKAHAAALVGQDPAGQEHG is encoded by the coding sequence TTGTCGAACAAATCGCCTCCGCCGCGCCCGGCGCCGCGCCTCTATCTCGCGACGCCTGCCGTCGATGATCCCGCTGCGTTCGTCGCCGAGCTACCGGGCCTGCTCGCTGCCGCCGACATCGCGGCCGTGCTGCTGCGGCTGAAGGAGACCGACCAGCGCACCATGATCACGCGCATCAAGGCGCTGGCCCCGCCGGTCCAGAAGGCGGGCGCCGCGCTGCTCGTTGAAGGTCATGCCGAACTGGTCGCACGTGGCGGCGCCGACGGCGCGCACCTACCCGGCATCGCCGCGCTGAAAGAGGCGCTGCCATCGCTCAAGCCCGATCGCATCGCCGGCGTCGGCGGGCTGACGACGCGACACCATTCCATGGATGCGGGTGAGATGGGCGCGGACTATGTGCTGTTCGGCGAGCCTGATGCAAAGGGCCAACGCCCGTCGTCCCAGGCGATCGCCGAGCGACTGGACTGGTGGGCCGAGCTGTTCGAGCCGCCCTGCGTCGGCTTTGCCACCTCGCTCGAAGAGGCGCACGACTTCGCCGCCAGCGGCGCCGATTTCGTGCTGGTCGGCGATTTCGTCTGGTCCGACCCGCGCGGTCCCAAGGCCGCGCTGATCGAGGTCGACGCTGCGATCAAGAAGGCCCATGCGGCTGCGCTTGTTGGTCAAGATCCTGCGGGCCAGGAGCACGGCTAG
- a CDS encoding class I fructose-bisphosphate aldolase: MNLTELNRIATAMVAPGKGILAADESSGTIKKRFDAIGVESTESNRRDYREMLFRSREAMSQYISGVILYDETIWQDAKDGTPLVKLIEQSGAIPGIKVDEGTQALPMCPGELVTVGLDKLAERLRKYYERGARFAKWRAVIDIGSGIPSMTAIGVNAHALARYAALCQAAQIVPIVEPEVLMDGDHDIDRCYEVTTRVLNKTFQELRVQRVALEGMVLKPNMAISGKKCAKQASVEEVAEKTIRLLKACVPAAVPGIAFLSGGQSDEEATAHLNAMHKLGPLPWGLTFSYGRALQAAPQKAWSGKAENVAAGQNAFSHRARMNGLASKGEWQSSLEKKAA; encoded by the coding sequence ATGAATCTGACTGAGCTCAACAGGATCGCGACCGCCATGGTCGCGCCCGGCAAGGGCATCCTTGCCGCCGACGAATCCTCCGGCACCATCAAGAAGCGCTTTGACGCGATCGGGGTGGAATCGACGGAATCAAATCGCCGCGACTATCGCGAGATGCTGTTCCGCTCCAGGGAGGCCATGAGCCAGTACATCTCCGGCGTGATCCTCTATGACGAGACGATCTGGCAGGATGCGAAGGACGGCACGCCCCTGGTCAAGCTGATCGAACAGAGCGGCGCCATCCCAGGCATCAAGGTCGACGAGGGCACGCAAGCCCTGCCGATGTGTCCGGGCGAGCTCGTCACCGTCGGGCTCGACAAGCTCGCCGAACGCCTGAGGAAATATTACGAGCGCGGCGCGCGCTTCGCCAAATGGCGCGCGGTGATCGATATCGGCAGCGGCATTCCCTCGATGACCGCGATCGGCGTCAACGCCCATGCGCTGGCTCGCTACGCAGCGCTGTGCCAGGCCGCGCAGATCGTGCCGATCGTCGAGCCTGAGGTGCTGATGGACGGCGATCACGACATCGACCGCTGCTATGAGGTGACGACCCGCGTGCTCAACAAGACCTTCCAGGAATTGCGCGTGCAGCGCGTTGCGCTCGAAGGCATGGTGCTGAAGCCGAACATGGCGATCTCCGGCAAGAAATGCGCGAAGCAGGCCTCCGTCGAGGAAGTCGCGGAGAAGACAATTCGGCTGCTGAAGGCCTGCGTGCCCGCGGCCGTGCCCGGCATCGCCTTCCTCTCCGGCGGCCAGTCGGACGAAGAGGCGACGGCGCATCTCAACGCCATGCACAAGCTCGGGCCGCTGCCCTGGGGCCTGACCTTCTCCTACGGCCGCGCGCTGCAGGCCGCGCCGCAGAAGGCCTGGTCCGGCAAGGCCGAGAATGTCGCAGCCGGCCAAAATGCATTCAGCCATCGCGCCCGGATGAATGGTCTGGCGTCCAAGGGCGAATGGCAAAGCAGCCTGGAAAAGAAAGCAGCCTAG
- a CDS encoding inositol monophosphatase family protein: MLYSATINVMVKAARRAGRSLKRDLGEIEHLQVSLKGPANFVSLADKRAEEILYQDLAKARPGYGFIGEEGGTREGTDKSHTWIVDPLDGTTNFLHGIPQFAISIGLVREGTIIAGVIYNPANDELYIAERGKGAFLNDQRLRVAGRRQLNECVVACGLPHIGRGDHEEFRREMTAIQDRVAGLRRFGAASLDLAFVAAGRLDGYWERNLQSWDIAAGMIMVREAGGTVSDIATPGDALVTGDVVCGNEFVHGELVKILRK, encoded by the coding sequence ATGCTGTATTCCGCCACTATCAACGTCATGGTCAAGGCCGCGCGCCGCGCCGGCCGCAGCCTCAAGCGCGATCTCGGCGAGATCGAGCATCTCCAGGTCTCGCTGAAGGGGCCGGCCAATTTCGTCTCGCTGGCCGACAAGCGCGCCGAGGAGATCCTCTATCAGGACCTCGCCAAGGCCCGTCCCGGCTACGGCTTCATCGGCGAGGAAGGCGGCACCCGCGAGGGCACCGACAAGAGCCACACCTGGATCGTCGACCCGCTCGACGGCACCACCAACTTCCTGCACGGCATCCCGCAATTCGCGATCTCGATCGGCCTCGTGCGCGAGGGCACGATCATTGCGGGCGTGATCTACAACCCCGCCAATGACGAGCTCTACATCGCCGAGCGCGGCAAGGGCGCCTTCCTCAACGACCAGCGCCTGCGCGTGGCCGGCCGCCGCCAGCTCAACGAATGCGTGGTGGCCTGCGGCCTGCCCCATATCGGCCGCGGCGACCACGAGGAATTCCGCCGCGAGATGACCGCGATCCAGGACCGCGTCGCGGGCCTGCGCCGTTTCGGCGCCGCCTCCCTCGACCTGGCCTTCGTCGCCGCCGGCCGCCTCGACGGCTACTGGGAGCGCAACCTGCAATCCTGGGACATCGCCGCCGGCATGATCATGGTGCGCGAGGCAGGCGGCACGGTAAGCGACATCGCAACGCCGGGCGACGCGCTGGTCACGGGCGACGTCGTGTGCGGCAATGAGTTCGTGCACGGCGAGCTGGTGAAGATCTTGCGGAAGTAG
- a CDS encoding AAA family ATPase: MRPTEIAISNYRSIRRLSIPIHPLSVFVGENGVGKSNLYKSLSLLRDAASGRITRTIADEGGLNSVCWSGIRKRGEDGRLRLSAKFDRIKYSIEIGFPGPLEAAFSSEPMIKTESIETAQGKRTIQLMERKNSLVSIRGESGAWSSHKDAVLPSETALAGFSDGKECPEIDLIRNAMLGWRFYHDFRTDPASPIRKPCLAITTPSLSADGSDLAAALATLYFIREDAIDLQDAIQDAFPGAELRAWEENGWCEFDLQLADMPRPFKAHELSDGTLKYICLLAVFMGYRLPPFIALNEPETSLHPSLLAPLARLIAKASRRADIWIVTHSKQLMEALRSESSVPLRRVIKPKGATTIEGLTIGGEYRDEESDEDDS, translated from the coding sequence ATGCGTCCGACCGAAATTGCGATCTCGAACTATCGCTCCATTCGGCGGCTCTCCATACCAATCCACCCCCTGTCCGTGTTTGTGGGCGAGAATGGTGTCGGCAAATCCAATCTCTACAAGTCCTTGTCGCTCTTGCGCGATGCGGCAAGCGGGCGGATCACGCGCACGATCGCCGACGAAGGCGGATTGAATTCAGTCTGCTGGTCCGGCATCCGCAAACGCGGCGAAGATGGGCGACTGCGGTTGTCGGCCAAATTCGACCGTATCAAATATTCCATTGAGATCGGATTTCCTGGCCCGCTTGAGGCGGCGTTTTCCAGCGAGCCGATGATCAAGACCGAAAGTATCGAGACGGCACAGGGCAAACGAACGATTCAACTGATGGAACGGAAGAATTCGCTCGTCAGCATCCGCGGCGAGAGCGGCGCATGGAGCAGCCACAAGGACGCGGTGCTGCCGTCCGAGACGGCGCTCGCGGGCTTTTCCGATGGCAAGGAATGCCCCGAAATCGATTTGATCAGAAACGCAATGCTGGGCTGGCGCTTCTACCACGACTTTCGCACCGATCCGGCATCACCGATACGAAAGCCTTGCCTGGCGATCACGACGCCCTCGCTCAGCGCCGACGGAAGCGATTTGGCCGCGGCCCTGGCAACACTTTATTTCATTCGGGAAGATGCCATCGACTTGCAGGACGCGATCCAGGATGCATTCCCGGGCGCTGAGCTCCGCGCATGGGAAGAAAATGGTTGGTGCGAATTTGATTTGCAACTGGCGGATATGCCGCGGCCGTTCAAGGCCCACGAATTGTCCGATGGAACGCTGAAATATATCTGCCTGCTCGCGGTATTCATGGGCTATCGGCTGCCGCCCTTCATCGCGCTGAACGAACCGGAGACCAGCCTGCATCCGTCGCTGCTCGCGCCATTGGCCCGGCTGATCGCCAAGGCGTCACGCCGCGCGGACATCTGGATTGTCACCCACTCGAAGCAGTTGATGGAGGCATTGCGAAGCGAGAGTTCGGTCCCGCTTCGCCGGGTGATCAAGCCGAAAGGCGCCACGACGATCGAGGGCCTGACCATTGGCGGTGAATATCGGGACGAGGAATCCGACGAAGACGACTCTTAA
- the gap gene encoding type I glyceraldehyde-3-phosphate dehydrogenase, which produces MAVRVGINGFGRIGRNILRAIAESGRKDIEVVGINDLGPVETNAHLLRFDSVHGRFPGTVTVDGDSISLGGSKIKVTAERDPSKLPWKDLGVDIAMECTGIFTSKDKASAHLTAGAKRVLVSAPADGADATIVYGVNHDTLTKDHLVVSNGSCTTNCLAPVAKVLNDLVGIETGFMTTIHAYTGDQPTLDTMHKDLYRGRAAAMSMIPTSTGAAKAIGLVLPELKGKLDGVAIRVPTPNVSVVDLKIIAKRATDAKEINAAMKRASEQQLKGILGYTTAPNVSIDFNHDPHSSTFHEDQTKVQNGTLVRVMSWYDNEWGFSNRMADTAVAFAKVI; this is translated from the coding sequence ATGGCAGTCCGCGTTGGAATTAACGGTTTTGGCCGCATCGGCCGCAACATCCTGCGTGCTATTGCCGAGTCCGGCCGCAAGGACATCGAGGTCGTCGGCATCAACGACCTCGGCCCGGTCGAGACCAACGCGCATCTCCTTCGCTTCGACAGCGTCCATGGCCGCTTCCCCGGCACCGTGACCGTCGATGGCGACTCGATCAGCCTCGGCGGCAGCAAGATCAAGGTGACCGCCGAGCGCGATCCCTCGAAGCTGCCCTGGAAGGATCTCGGCGTCGACATCGCGATGGAATGCACCGGCATCTTCACCTCGAAGGACAAGGCGTCCGCGCATCTCACCGCCGGCGCCAAGCGCGTGCTGGTCTCCGCGCCCGCCGACGGCGCCGACGCCACCATCGTCTACGGCGTCAACCATGACACCTTGACCAAGGATCATCTGGTCGTCTCCAACGGTTCCTGCACCACCAACTGCCTTGCGCCGGTCGCCAAGGTGCTGAACGACCTGGTCGGCATCGAGACCGGCTTCATGACCACGATCCACGCCTACACCGGCGACCAGCCCACGCTCGACACCATGCACAAGGATCTCTATCGCGGCCGTGCGGCTGCGATGTCGATGATCCCGACCTCGACCGGCGCCGCCAAGGCGATCGGCCTCGTGCTGCCCGAGCTGAAGGGCAAGCTCGACGGCGTCGCGATCCGCGTGCCGACCCCGAACGTCTCGGTCGTCGACCTCAAGATCATCGCCAAGCGCGCCACCGACGCCAAGGAAATCAACGCGGCGATGAAGCGCGCCTCCGAGCAGCAGCTCAAGGGCATCCTCGGCTACACCACCGCGCCGAACGTCTCGATCGACTTCAACCATGATCCGCACTCCTCGACCTTCCATGAGGACCAGACCAAGGTGCAGAACGGCACGCTGGTGCGCGTGATGTCCTGGTACGACAACGAGTGGGGCTTCTCGAACCGCATGGCGGACACCGCCGTCGCGTTCGCGAAGGTGATCTAA
- the tkt gene encoding transketolase, which translates to MTQVDHNRMANAIRGLSMDAVEKAKSGHPGLPMGAADVATVLFTQFLKFDAAVTDWPDRDRFVLSAGHGSMLLYSLLYLTGNAGMTLDQLKQFRQLGGLTPGHPENFHTKGIETTTGPLGQGISTAVGMALAEKMLAAEFGKKIVDHHTYVLASDGDLMEGVSQEAIAMAGHWKLGKLIVLYDDNGISIDGPTSISDSVDQVKRFKSAGWAAEKIDGHDQAAIAAAITRAQKSNKPTLIACRTTIGFGAPHKAGTAKAHGEALGADELKAAKENLGISLEPFSVPDDVLKAWRAAGSRGAAARQEWEARLGELGSRKRAEFERRLRHERPASLAKAVRAYKKELLEKPMTAATRKSSEAVIEVIAGAMPMEFLAGSADLTGSNNNKAKSATAFSAKTPKGRFIHYGIREHGMAAAMNGIFLHGGFAPNGATFLVFTDYARPAMRLAALMGAGVVYVMTHDSIGLGEDGPTHQPVEHLAALRAIPNMRVFRPADSIEVAECWELALNRIDGPTVLALTRQNLPQLRTNAPNDNPCAAGAYELVAAQGEAKATLFASGSEVEIAVAAQKQLAERGIASRVVSVPSLELLLAQPEAKRAEIIGNAPVKVAIEAAVRWGWDAVIGQDGDFIGMHSFGASAPAKDLYKHFGITAEAAVNAVLKRVS; encoded by the coding sequence ATGACGCAAGTCGACCACAACCGCATGGCCAACGCGATCCGTGGCCTCTCGATGGACGCTGTCGAGAAGGCGAAATCGGGCCATCCCGGCCTGCCGATGGGCGCCGCCGACGTCGCCACGGTGCTGTTCACGCAATTCCTGAAATTCGACGCCGCAGTCACCGACTGGCCCGACCGCGACCGCTTCGTGCTCTCGGCCGGTCATGGTTCGATGCTGCTCTATTCGCTGCTGTATCTGACCGGCAATGCCGGCATGACGCTGGATCAGCTCAAGCAGTTCCGCCAGCTCGGCGGCTTGACCCCGGGGCATCCCGAGAACTTCCACACCAAGGGCATCGAGACCACCACCGGTCCGCTCGGCCAGGGCATCTCGACCGCGGTCGGCATGGCGCTCGCCGAGAAGATGCTGGCCGCCGAGTTCGGCAAGAAGATCGTCGACCACCACACCTACGTGCTCGCCTCCGACGGCGACCTGATGGAAGGCGTGTCGCAGGAAGCGATCGCGATGGCCGGGCACTGGAAGCTCGGCAAGCTGATCGTGCTCTACGACGACAACGGCATCTCGATCGACGGGCCGACCTCGATCTCCGATTCCGTCGACCAGGTGAAGCGCTTCAAGTCCGCGGGCTGGGCCGCCGAAAAGATCGACGGCCATGACCAGGCCGCCATTGCTGCAGCGATCACCCGCGCGCAAAAATCCAACAAGCCGACGCTGATCGCCTGCCGCACCACCATCGGCTTCGGCGCGCCGCACAAGGCCGGCACCGCGAAGGCGCATGGCGAGGCGCTCGGCGCCGACGAGCTCAAGGCCGCCAAGGAAAATCTCGGCATCTCGCTCGAGCCGTTCTCGGTGCCGGATGACGTGCTGAAGGCCTGGCGCGCAGCCGGCAGCCGCGGCGCGGCGGCACGGCAGGAATGGGAAGCACGGCTCGGTGAGCTCGGCAGCCGCAAGCGCGCCGAGTTCGAGCGCCGTCTGCGCCACGAGCGTCCGGCCTCGCTCGCGAAGGCGGTGCGCGCGTACAAGAAGGAGCTGCTGGAAAAGCCGATGACTGCGGCGACCCGCAAATCCTCGGAAGCGGTGATCGAAGTCATCGCCGGCGCGATGCCGATGGAATTCCTCGCCGGCTCCGCCGACCTCACCGGCTCCAACAACAACAAGGCGAAGTCGGCCACAGCTTTCTCCGCCAAGACGCCGAAGGGCCGCTTCATCCATTACGGCATCCGCGAGCACGGCATGGCGGCCGCGATGAACGGCATCTTCCTGCATGGCGGCTTCGCGCCGAACGGCGCGACCTTCCTGGTGTTCACCGATTATGCGCGTCCCGCGATGCGCCTTGCCGCGTTGATGGGCGCCGGCGTCGTCTACGTGATGACGCACGATTCCATCGGCCTCGGCGAGGACGGCCCGACCCACCAGCCGGTCGAGCATCTCGCCGCACTTCGCGCCATTCCGAACATGCGCGTGTTCCGCCCCGCCGACTCGATCGAGGTCGCCGAGTGCTGGGAGCTTGCGCTCAATCGTATCGACGGCCCGACCGTGCTGGCGTTGACGCGGCAGAACCTGCCGCAGCTCCGCACCAATGCGCCGAACGACAATCCCTGCGCGGCGGGCGCCTACGAGCTGGTCGCCGCCCAGGGCGAAGCCAAGGCGACGCTGTTCGCTTCCGGCTCCGAGGTCGAGATCGCGGTCGCCGCCCAGAAGCAGCTCGCCGAGCGCGGCATCGCGTCACGGGTGGTCTCGGTGCCCTCGCTCGAGCTTTTGTTAGCGCAACCAGAAGCCAAGCGCGCCGAGATCATCGGCAACGCACCGGTGAAGGTCGCGATCGAGGCCGCAGTGCGCTGGGGCTGGGATGCCGTGATCGGCCAGGATGGCGATTTTATCGGCATGCATTCGTTCGGTGCGAGCGCGCCGGCGAAGGATCTTTACAAGCATTTCGGCATTACCGCCGAGGCTGCGGTTAACGCTGTGCTGAAGCGCGTTAGCTGA
- a CDS encoding tetratricopeptide repeat protein has protein sequence MKFPRITILATLLLTAPAAAQLQITPPVTTPGAVPEKQKPKPPPAAKKKEAAPAPKPSASPKPAASPKPALPATVIPAPAADNPNVDLVFGAYQRGQYKTAFDLATARAQAGDPKAMTMLGELYSNAMGIRRDYAKALEWYKRAADAGDREAMFALAMLRISGRGGSVDKGEAVKLMASAAKLGEPKAAYNLALLYLDGQTLPQDVKRSAELLRQAADAGLPEAQYALATFYKEGTGVPKDPERAVRLLQAASLADNVDAEVEYAIAMFNGTGTPKNQPAAVALLRKASRQGSAIAQNRLAWVLINGMGTSVDKVEGFKWHLVAKTAGKGDPELDKQLSDLPAEDRGKAEAAAKKWLGTK, from the coding sequence ATGAAGTTCCCGCGCATCACCATCCTGGCCACGCTGCTGCTGACGGCGCCCGCGGCCGCGCAGCTCCAGATCACGCCGCCGGTAACAACGCCGGGCGCCGTGCCTGAGAAACAGAAGCCCAAGCCGCCCCCGGCCGCCAAGAAGAAGGAGGCCGCGCCGGCGCCAAAACCTTCGGCCTCGCCCAAGCCGGCCGCTTCGCCCAAGCCGGCGCTGCCCGCAACCGTGATCCCCGCACCGGCCGCCGACAATCCCAATGTCGATCTGGTGTTCGGCGCCTATCAGCGCGGCCAGTACAAGACGGCGTTCGATCTCGCCACCGCCCGCGCACAGGCGGGCGATCCCAAGGCGATGACCATGCTCGGCGAGCTCTATTCCAACGCCATGGGCATCCGCCGCGACTACGCCAAGGCGCTGGAATGGTACAAGCGCGCCGCCGATGCCGGCGACCGCGAGGCGATGTTCGCGCTCGCCATGCTGCGAATTTCCGGCCGCGGCGGCTCGGTCGACAAAGGCGAGGCCGTGAAGCTGATGGCTTCCGCCGCCAAGCTCGGCGAGCCCAAGGCGGCCTATAACCTCGCGCTGCTCTACCTCGACGGCCAGACCCTGCCGCAGGACGTCAAGCGGTCCGCCGAGCTGCTGCGTCAGGCCGCCGACGCCGGCCTGCCCGAGGCGCAATACGCGCTGGCGACCTTCTACAAGGAAGGCACCGGCGTGCCGAAGGACCCGGAACGCGCGGTGCGCCTGCTCCAGGCGGCTTCACTGGCAGACAATGTCGATGCCGAGGTCGAATATGCCATCGCCATGTTCAACGGCACCGGCACGCCGAAGAACCAGCCGGCCGCCGTCGCGTTGCTCCGCAAGGCCTCCCGCCAGGGCAGCGCGATCGCGCAGAACCGCCTTGCCTGGGTGCTGATCAACGGCATGGGCACGTCCGTAGACAAGGTCGAGGGCTTTAAATGGCACCTGGTGGCGAAAACCGCCGGCAAGGGCGATCCGGAGCTCGACAAGCAATTGTCCGACCTGCCGGCCGAGGACCGGGGCAAGGCCGAGGCCGCCGCCAAAAAATGGCTCGGGACCAAATGA
- a CDS encoding phosphoglycerate kinase, with the protein MTNKFRTLDDVDVKGKRVLLRVDLNVPMDNGRVTDATRLERVAPTITEISDKGGKVILLAHFGRPKGRDPKESLKPVAEALSKVVNRPVAFADDCVGEPAATAVAALKDGDILCLENTRFHKEEEKNDPAFVAELAKLGDIWVNDAFSAAHRAHATTEGLGHKLPAYAGRTMQAELVALEKALGSPTKPVIAIIGGAKVSTKIDLLENLVTKVDALVIGGGMANTFLHAQGVAVGKSLAEKDLAATAIRIMEKAEAANCAIILPVDATVAYHFAANAPSHAYGLDAIPADGMILDVGPQSIARVHAAIDDAATLVWNGPLGAFEMQPFDRGTVSAAKHAAERTKAKKLISIAGGGDTVAALNQAHVAGQFTYVSTAGGAFLEWMEGKPLPGVEVLRTK; encoded by the coding sequence ATGACCAACAAATTCCGCACCCTCGACGACGTCGATGTGAAGGGCAAGCGCGTGCTGCTGCGCGTCGATCTCAACGTGCCCATGGACAACGGGCGCGTCACCGACGCGACCCGGCTCGAGCGCGTCGCGCCGACCATCACCGAAATCTCGGACAAGGGCGGCAAGGTCATCCTGCTCGCGCATTTCGGCCGGCCGAAGGGACGCGACCCCAAGGAGTCGCTCAAACCGGTTGCCGAAGCGCTGTCGAAAGTCGTGAACAGGCCCGTCGCCTTCGCCGACGACTGTGTCGGCGAGCCCGCAGCCACGGCCGTGGCGGCGTTGAAGGACGGCGACATCCTGTGCCTGGAAAACACCCGCTTCCACAAGGAAGAGGAAAAGAACGATCCCGCCTTCGTCGCGGAGTTGGCAAAACTCGGCGACATCTGGGTCAATGACGCCTTCTCGGCCGCGCACCGCGCCCATGCCACGACCGAAGGCCTCGGCCACAAGCTGCCGGCCTATGCTGGCCGCACCATGCAGGCCGAGCTCGTCGCGCTGGAGAAGGCGCTGGGCTCGCCGACCAAGCCCGTCATCGCGATCATCGGCGGTGCCAAGGTCTCGACCAAGATCGATCTGCTCGAAAACCTCGTGACCAAGGTCGATGCGCTCGTGATCGGCGGCGGCATGGCCAACACCTTCCTGCACGCCCAGGGCGTCGCGGTCGGCAAGTCGCTGGCCGAGAAGGATCTCGCCGCGACTGCGATCCGCATCATGGAGAAGGCGGAAGCCGCCAATTGCGCGATCATCCTGCCGGTGGACGCCACCGTCGCCTATCATTTCGCGGCGAACGCGCCCTCGCATGCCTACGGGCTCGATGCGATCCCCGCCGACGGCATGATCCTCGACGTCGGCCCGCAGTCGATCGCGCGCGTCCACGCGGCGATCGACGACGCCGCCACGCTGGTCTGGAACGGACCGCTCGGCGCCTTCGAGATGCAGCCGTTCGACCGCGGCACCGTGTCGGCCGCCAAGCATGCCGCCGAGCGCACCAAGGCCAAGAAGCTGATCTCGATCGCGGGCGGCGGCGACACGGTCGCGGCCCTCAACCAGGCCCACGTGGCCGGTCAATTCACCTACGTCTCGACCGCCGGTGGCGCATTTCTTGAATGGATGGAAGGCAAGCCCCTTCCCGGCGTCGAAGTTCTGCGCACCAAGTAA